TTATGAAATGAAAATGAGATTTTCAGAAAAGAGGGAGGGCATGTCAGTTAATCTAACGCACTGTTGACAAATGACTCCGATCCGTTTACGCTAGAAGAAAGCAAGGACAGAACTGAATAGGAACCATTTCGTATAACCTTAATAATTGGATTAAGGGTCTCTACTTAGAAACCGTAAATTTCTAGCTACGAAAAATGTGCACACTGGCATATTTTTCGTGGCTATTTTTTGTTCCCTAGCTTTTACGATGACAAATATGCAGGAGGTTTATCGCGATGACGACCATTTTAATCAAAAATGCCGAAATTGTAACTATGAACCGGAAATCAGAGATCATTACTGGAGATATTTTGATCGAAAATGATCGGATTACAGCAATCGGACCAGATTTGGACCCGGCACAGGTGGATAAAATCATCGATGCGACCAACCGCACGGTCATTCCCGGCTTTGTTCAAACCCACATCCATCTCTGCCAAACATTATTCCGCGGCAAAGGCGATGATCTGGAGCTGATGGATTGGCTGAAAAAGCGGATCTGGCCGCTTGAAGCCTCCCACGATGAGGAATCGATCTATTACTCCGCGCTGCTCGGGATTGGCGAGTTGATTCAAAGCGGCACAACAACGATTGTCGATATGGAGACCGTACATCATACGGACTTCGCTTTCCAGGCCATCGCTTCCAGCGGAATCCGCGCATTATCCGGCAAAGTGATGATGGATAAAGGGGACGAAGTGCCTTACGCCTTGCAGGAGAAAACGGCTGACTCGCTGCAGCAAAGCGTTGATTTGCTTGAGAAATGGCACGGTCACGATGACGGCCGGATTCAATACGCCTTCTCACCGAGATTCGTTATCTCCTGCACCGAAGAACTGCTGCGTGAAGTGCGCAGCCTGTCGGAGCAGTACCAAGTGAAGGTGCATACACACGCTTCCGAGAACCTCGGCGAGATCGAGATTGTGCAAGCCGAAACGGGCATGCGCAATGTTGTCTACCTCGACCATCTCGGCTTGGCCAATGAGCGGCTGATTCTGGCTCACTGCATCTGGCTCGATGAGGAGGAGAAACGCATTATCCATGAGCGCGGCGTGCATGTAAGCCATTGTCCCGGCTCCAATCTGAAGCTTGCTTCAGGGATTGCCGAGACGCCGGAGATGCTGAAGATGGACATCTCCGTCAGCTTAGGAGCAGATGGAGCGCCGTGCAACAACAATCTCGATATGTTTAACGAGATGCGGCTTGCCGCGCTGATCCAAAAGCCGATCCACGGACCGACGGC
Above is a genomic segment from Paenibacillus sp. HWE-109 containing:
- a CDS encoding 5'-deoxyadenosine deaminase; the encoded protein is MTTILIKNAEIVTMNRKSEIITGDILIENDRITAIGPDLDPAQVDKIIDATNRTVIPGFVQTHIHLCQTLFRGKGDDLELMDWLKKRIWPLEASHDEESIYYSALLGIGELIQSGTTTIVDMETVHHTDFAFQAIASSGIRALSGKVMMDKGDEVPYALQEKTADSLQQSVDLLEKWHGHDDGRIQYAFSPRFVISCTEELLREVRSLSEQYQVKVHTHASENLGEIEIVQAETGMRNVVYLDHLGLANERLILAHCIWLDEEEKRIIHERGVHVSHCPGSNLKLASGIAETPEMLKMDISVSLGADGAPCNNNLDMFNEMRLAALIQKPIHGPTAMNAQTVFRMATIGGARAVGMEKEIGSIEVGKKADLAILDLVNFHTYPSFDVDPISRIVYSATRADVETTIINGRIVMENRIMRTIDKDIVLPEANRSIQRLLKRANLR